Below is a genomic region from Paenibacillus pabuli.
CATCGAATTCAGCAAGTTTGTTCCGACTCCTTGCAGAGCTAAAGGGAACACGGGATTTTCGCTATACGCACAATATGGGAGTTGCATTCATCGCGACCAAGCTGGGAAAACAACTTCGCTTGGATGAACAGGAATTAAAGACATTGACTACAGCAGCAACTCTATATGATATCGGTTCAACCAAACTTCCTTCGGATTTAGTGAACAAAACGTCCAGATTCAACGCAAACGAGTATGAGATCATGAAACAGCACACGATCTGGGGACATGATATGCTGAAGAACTCTATGGCGAACCCTCGCGTAGCTTTGGTTGCACTTGAGCATCACGAGAGAGAAGATGGCAGTGGTTATCCGTATCGTTTAAAAGGTGACCAGATCGACCCTCTGAGCAAAATAGTCGCTCTTGCCGACGTTTACATGGCCATGATATCCCCTCGTCCATACAGGGAAGCCCACCCCTTCTTCAATGTAGTACATATGATTCACGAAGAAATTATGGATAATCGTCTGGAATCCCAGATTGGTCTAACCTTTTTGGAATCATTAATGGCATCCCAACTTGGTTGTGAGGTTTTGTTATCCGATGGAAGACAAGGTAAAATCGTTCTCGTCGATAGAAATTATCCTACTCGTCCTTTGATCGCGCTAGATCATCAAGATTTCCTTGATCTCACTAAAACAAATGCCGTAACTGTAAAGGAAATCATCGGGTGAAGAAAATGGTGACATTAGGAGATCGGTTATCGTTTGATGACAAAACCCTTTCCAGGGATATTTCATGTCTACTGGAAGTTGCTGATGCTGAATTTTATCCTGAAAACACAATAAAAAAGTTAATCAACATTCTGCGAAGAAACGGTTACGATTGCATTGAAGACATCGTTAACGCCAGCGAGAAGGAAATACGGCTATTGAAGTATATTGGACTACAAACGTTTAATACGCTGAAAATTTTGTTAATGGAGCTATCTGAGTCTGAAAGATCCAAGAATTCGGAAAGGAATATAACACACAGCTCAAAAGTCACTAAAGGATTTAGCACAAATTCTAAATATTCATTACCCTGGAATGACAGATACTAGCCCATTCTTCCCTTATTAGCCGCACATAGGTAAGCGCTCTTTTCTTCGTTTTTGGAATTTTAATTCAAATTTGAATTTTTTACATTTTGAAATGAATAAAAACCCCCTCCGGTCGTCTGTAAGAGTTCATGTAACAGAATCTCTTACTTACTTTAACCTGAGGGGGTTTTAAGAAGGTGTTCCTTCCTTAAAAAACAATGTGTTGCAACCGTAGCGTTAGCCGCGACTTGTAATCCATTGCTCCGTAATTTCAAGCACCTTTTCACTGCGTCCGATGGCTTCAGCTACCTGACCGGAAGCTGTACCGCCATATACGTTACGTGCGTTCACGACCGCTTCCGGTTGAAGCACATCATAGATACGGTCATCGAACAGCGGGGAGAACTGACGGAACTCGTCCATGCTCAGATCCAGCAAATACTTGCCGTTCTGGATGCAGTACAGCACCGTTTTACCGATGACTTCATGCGCCTGGCGGAAAGGCAAGCCTTCGCCCACGAGGAAGTCGGCAATATCCGTTGCGTTGGAGAAGTCCTGGTTCACCGCTTGACGCATCCGGTCCTTGTTCACTTTCATCGTCGCAATCATTGGTGCGAACAATTGCAGTGCTCCTTCCAGCGTAGCGACCGTATCAAACATGCCTTCCTTGTCTTCCTGCATGTCTTTGTTGTAGGCCAGAGGAAGTGATTTCAGAACGGTCAGCAAACCAATCAGGTTACCGTATACACGTCCGGTTTTACCGCGAACCAGTTCCGGGACGTCCGGGTTCTTCTTCTGCGGCATAATGCTGCTACCTGTGCAGAACGCATCGTCCAGTTCAACAAAACCAAACTCGGTACTGCTCCACAGCACCAGTTCTTCACTCAGACGAGACAGGTGAGTCATGATCAGGGAAGCGGCTGCCAGGAACTCCACGATAAAGTCACGATCGCTAACCGCATCCAGACTGTTTTCGTAAACACCGTCGAAGCCCAGCTGCTCGGCCACGAAATGACGATCAATCGGGAACGTTGTACCCGCGAGCGCACCTGCACCGAGCGGAAGAACGTTAATACGTTTATAGCTGTCCATCAGACGCTCTGCATCCCGCTGGAACATGGAGACATACGCCATCAGGTGATGGGCGAACAGAATCGGTTGTGCACGCTGAAGGTGCGTGTAGCCAGGCACAATCGTATCGAGGTTGTCCTTGGCCTGTCCAATCAACGCTTCCTGCAGCGCATGCAACATGCCGACAAAACCAACCACGCGTTCACGCAGGTACAAGTGCATGTCTGTTGCCACTTGGTCATTCCGGCTGCGACCTGTGTGCAATTTGCCGCCGACAGGGCCAATGGTTTCGATCAGGTTTTTCTCAATGTTCATGTGGATGTCTTCGTCCGAAACGGAGAATTCCACTTCGCCTGCGCGAATTTTGTGGAGTACCGTAATCAAGCCTTCCTTGATGGTTTCCACATCTTCCGCAGGTAGAATGCCGCACTTGCCCAGCATAGTTACATGGGCAAGACTGCCCTGAATATCTTCCTCAGCCAAAGCTTTGTCAAAGTTGATTGATGCCGTGTATTCCTCAACCAGATGATTGGTTTGTTTGGTAAAACGTCCTCCCCACAGCTTGCTCACGGTGAGTTCTCCCCTTTCGTTCATGGACAAAGCCGCCCCTGCCCGATGTGCAAGAACGGCCTGCCCTGTAAAGTGATATTGGTCATGATATGACGCTATTTTATAACATTATTTTTTGTTTTGTTCTACGCCGGAATTGACTTTCAGACGCAGGGCGTTCAGACGGATAAAGCCGGTTGCATCTCCTTGATCATACGCTTGTGTCGGGTCAGCTTCCATTGTAGCGATGTCCGGGTTGTACAGACTGACAGGGCTTTTCACGCCTGCGCCAATGATGTTGCCTTTGTACAGTTTTACACGCACGGTACCTGTTACGTTCTTCTGGCTTTCGCTCACCAGCGCTTGCAGCGCCAGACGTTCCGGTGCGAACCAGAAGCCGTTGTACACGAGTGTGCTGTAACGGGTGATCAGGCTATCACGCAGGTTCATAACTTCACGGTCCATGGTGATGGATTCCATTTTGCGGTGTGCTGTAAACAGAATCGTTCCACCTGGTGTCTCGTAAACGCCACGGCTCTTCATGCCGACAAAACGGTTCTCAACCATGTCGACACGGCCAATTCCGTGTTTACCGCCCAGTTCGTTCAGCTGCTCCATCACTTGAAGCGGGCTGAGACGCTCACCATTCAGCGCTACGCAGTTGCCTTGTTCGAATTCCAGTTCAACATATTCCGCTTGATCCGGTGCATCTTCCGGTGCGTTGCTCAGCAGGAACATGTCTTTGTTCTCGTCCGCACTTGGATCGAACCAAGGATCCTCAAGCACACCGCTCTCATAGCTGATATGCAGCAGGTTACGGTCTGTAGAGTAAGGCTTAGCTGCTGATGCCGTTACCGGAATGCCATGTTTCTCTGCGTATGCAATCATCTCGGCACGTCCCGGGAACTGGTTGCGGAATTCTTCCAGACGCCAAGGTGCGATGACCTGAACATCTGGTGTCAGCGCAGCTGCATTCAACTCGAACCGAACTTGGTCATTCCCTTTGCCCGTAGCGCCGTGAGCAATCGCTGTAGCGCCTTCTGCACGAGCGATATCGACCATGCGTTTCGCGATCAGCGGACGAGCGATACTTGTGCCGAGCAGGTATTGTCCTTCATACAGAGCACCCGCTTGGAACATTGGGTAGATGAAGTCTTTGGCGAACTCGTCGCGCAGATCGTCGATATATACTTTGGAAGCGCCGGTAGCGAGTGCTTTTTCTTCCAGGCCGTCCAGCTCATCCTTTTGTCCGATATCTGCTGTAAATGCGATGATCTCTGCATCATAGGTTTCTTTCAGCCATTTCAAAATTACAGATGTGTCCAACCCGCCGGAATAGGCGAGTACGATTTTTTCCTTAGCCATGTTCGTTGTTCCTCCCCAGTTTCAGTTACTATAAACTGTTATCTATCATCGCTAACCCTGCGCCTAAAATCAACTCATTTAAGCAAACAGCGGCTATTCGCTCATTAACGCGGC
It encodes:
- a CDS encoding HD-GYP domain-containing protein, producing the protein MEFKDYDDLVGNHLKQNITDVRGVLLIAKGTLLLPEHIDKLKKFNIHILDVESALEVNEEDGETDDKINLQNQDNIDQPRIHFPSIPTKELIQRTESYLKGMKDSLELSGTVDIEEVEDKLTSVIMDTSNSASLFRLLAELKGTRDFRYTHNMGVAFIATKLGKQLRLDEQELKTLTTAATLYDIGSTKLPSDLVNKTSRFNANEYEIMKQHTIWGHDMLKNSMANPRVALVALEHHEREDGSGYPYRLKGDQIDPLSKIVALADVYMAMISPRPYREAHPFFNVVHMIHEEIMDNRLESQIGLTFLESLMASQLGCEVLLSDGRQGKIVLVDRNYPTRPLIALDHQDFLDLTKTNAVTVKEIIG
- the argH gene encoding argininosuccinate lyase gives rise to the protein MSKLWGGRFTKQTNHLVEEYTASINFDKALAEEDIQGSLAHVTMLGKCGILPAEDVETIKEGLITVLHKIRAGEVEFSVSDEDIHMNIEKNLIETIGPVGGKLHTGRSRNDQVATDMHLYLRERVVGFVGMLHALQEALIGQAKDNLDTIVPGYTHLQRAQPILFAHHLMAYVSMFQRDAERLMDSYKRINVLPLGAGALAGTTFPIDRHFVAEQLGFDGVYENSLDAVSDRDFIVEFLAAASLIMTHLSRLSEELVLWSSTEFGFVELDDAFCTGSSIMPQKKNPDVPELVRGKTGRVYGNLIGLLTVLKSLPLAYNKDMQEDKEGMFDTVATLEGALQLFAPMIATMKVNKDRMRQAVNQDFSNATDIADFLVGEGLPFRQAHEVIGKTVLYCIQNGKYLLDLSMDEFRQFSPLFDDRIYDVLQPEAVVNARNVYGGTASGQVAEAIGRSEKVLEITEQWITSRG
- a CDS encoding argininosuccinate synthase, with the translated sequence MAKEKIVLAYSGGLDTSVILKWLKETYDAEIIAFTADIGQKDELDGLEEKALATGASKVYIDDLRDEFAKDFIYPMFQAGALYEGQYLLGTSIARPLIAKRMVDIARAEGATAIAHGATGKGNDQVRFELNAAALTPDVQVIAPWRLEEFRNQFPGRAEMIAYAEKHGIPVTASAAKPYSTDRNLLHISYESGVLEDPWFDPSADENKDMFLLSNAPEDAPDQAEYVELEFEQGNCVALNGERLSPLQVMEQLNELGGKHGIGRVDMVENRFVGMKSRGVYETPGGTILFTAHRKMESITMDREVMNLRDSLITRYSTLVYNGFWFAPERLALQALVSESQKNVTGTVRVKLYKGNIIGAGVKSPVSLYNPDIATMEADPTQAYDQGDATGFIRLNALRLKVNSGVEQNKK